One window from the genome of Pseudomonas sp. L5B5 encodes:
- a CDS encoding substrate-binding domain-containing protein: MFKTHWLVTSLVGSALCAPLALADINGGGSTLPQPYYLTPGVLAAGFAPYIGSDLGDKEAFLHNDYNRLVPGAPTRNVHWVATESKLRANELSEYSLAHGASWGPLIQVPVAATTVAIRFNKPGAGNVSLSVNEVCGIFSGRLDRWEYLSSSGGRSGPLTVVYPQAPSGITELFTRFLNVKCAEPAGPFSVTRFFPFAYPNSVPSTAKSAQGSAQIMELLNATPGSVTFIGPSHASSTLAGLEDGSKVARVEGVAPTPANIANAINTINPPTGNPSTSPFGDPMRWVPVFAASFDANDPSVVPFPSVGYPILGFTTAIVSQCYADAAQTAQVRAFFIRQYGALVTNDAAIINNNLQPLPAIWKAAVRNAFVTPASPRSIGNPNVCNAIGRPF; this comes from the coding sequence ATGTTCAAAACGCATTGGTTAGTCACGTCACTGGTCGGCAGCGCCTTATGTGCCCCGTTGGCCCTGGCGGATATCAACGGTGGCGGGTCGACGCTGCCGCAGCCGTACTACCTGACGCCCGGGGTACTGGCGGCGGGGTTCGCGCCCTATATCGGTTCGGATCTGGGGGACAAGGAAGCCTTTCTGCACAACGACTACAACCGGCTGGTTCCGGGCGCCCCGACCAGGAACGTGCACTGGGTGGCCACTGAATCGAAGTTGAGAGCCAACGAACTCAGCGAGTACTCCTTGGCCCATGGGGCGAGCTGGGGGCCGTTGATCCAGGTACCTGTTGCCGCGACTACGGTGGCGATCCGCTTCAACAAACCGGGTGCAGGCAACGTGAGCCTGAGCGTCAATGAGGTATGCGGGATCTTCTCGGGCCGGCTGGACCGATGGGAGTACCTGTCGAGCAGCGGAGGTCGTTCCGGCCCCCTGACGGTGGTCTACCCGCAAGCACCCAGCGGTATCACCGAGCTGTTCACCCGCTTTCTCAACGTCAAGTGCGCTGAACCCGCCGGGCCTTTTTCGGTCACCCGGTTCTTCCCCTTCGCCTATCCAAATTCGGTACCGAGCACTGCCAAGAGTGCCCAGGGCAGCGCACAGATCATGGAACTGCTGAACGCGACCCCGGGAAGCGTGACTTTCATCGGTCCGAGTCATGCGTCCAGCACCCTTGCCGGGCTGGAAGATGGCAGCAAGGTAGCGCGGGTAGAGGGGGTGGCCCCGACACCGGCGAACATCGCCAACGCCATCAACACGATCAACCCGCCGACGGGGAACCCATCGACCAGTCCGTTCGGCGACCCCATGAGGTGGGTGCCTGTGTTCGCCGCTTCGTTCGATGCCAATGACCCCTCGGTGGTGCCATTTCCCAGCGTCGGTTATCCGATCCTGGGCTTTACCACCGCGATTGTCAGCCAGTGCTACGCCGATGCGGCGCAAACCGCCCAGGTGCGGGCGTTCTTTATCCGCCAGTACGGTGCGCTGGTCACTAACGATGCGGCAATCATCAACAACAACCTGCAACCCTTGCCGGCGATCTGGAAGGCGGCGGTACGCAACGCCTTCGTGACACCAGCCAGCCCGCGCAGCATCGGCAACCCCAATGTCTGCAACGCTATTGGTCGACCGTTCTAG
- a CDS encoding substrate-binding domain-containing protein has product MFKRNVLAASLTLAALCSAQAAMADINGGGATLPQPLYQTAGVLTAGFAPYIGVGSGNGKAAFLNNDYTKFVAGTTGKNVHWAGSDSKLSTTELGNYVTAHQAAWGKLIQVPSVATSVAVPFNKAGTAAVDLSVNDLCGVFSGRVNNWSQIAGAGRTGPITVVYRNESSGTSELFTRFLNAKCAETGTFAVTTNFASSYSGGLPAGAVAAVTSQGVMDALNAADGRITYMSPDYAAPTLAGLDDATKVAKVAGVSPAPANVSAAIGAVPVPAVADRGDQNLWVPVFTSQANIDNNPTDKSLRLYPTSGYPILGFTNLIFSQCYADANQTSQVRTFFSRHYGALANNDTAINNNRFVPLPAAWKTAVRDSFVTASSGLSIGNASVCNTIGRPL; this is encoded by the coding sequence ATGTTTAAGCGCAATGTTCTCGCGGCATCCCTGACCCTGGCTGCCCTGTGCTCGGCACAGGCTGCAATGGCTGACATCAACGGCGGTGGCGCTACCCTGCCACAACCGCTGTACCAGACCGCTGGCGTACTGACCGCCGGTTTCGCTCCCTACATCGGCGTGGGCAGCGGCAACGGCAAGGCTGCCTTCCTGAACAACGACTACACCAAGTTCGTGGCTGGCACCACCGGCAAGAACGTGCACTGGGCTGGTAGCGACTCCAAACTCAGCACCACCGAGCTGGGCAACTATGTCACCGCCCACCAGGCTGCCTGGGGCAAGCTGATCCAGGTTCCTTCGGTCGCCACTTCGGTTGCCGTTCCGTTCAACAAGGCCGGCACCGCTGCCGTTGACCTGAGCGTCAACGACCTGTGCGGCGTGTTCTCGGGTCGTGTCAACAACTGGAGCCAGATCGCTGGCGCCGGTCGTACGGGTCCGATCACCGTGGTCTACCGCAACGAAAGCAGCGGCACCTCCGAGCTGTTCACCCGCTTCCTGAACGCCAAGTGCGCTGAAACCGGCACCTTCGCCGTGACCACCAACTTCGCTTCCAGCTACTCGGGCGGCCTGCCTGCCGGTGCTGTAGCCGCTGTAACCAGCCAAGGCGTGATGGATGCGCTGAACGCTGCCGATGGTCGCATCACCTACATGAGCCCTGACTACGCCGCGCCAACCCTGGCTGGCCTGGATGACGCCACCAAGGTGGCCAAGGTTGCCGGCGTTTCGCCTGCTCCGGCCAACGTATCGGCGGCCATCGGCGCCGTCCCAGTGCCTGCAGTGGCTGACCGTGGCGATCAGAACCTGTGGGTTCCGGTCTTCACTTCCCAGGCCAACATCGATAACAACCCCACCGATAAGAGCCTGCGCCTGTACCCAACCAGCGGTTACCCAATCCTGGGCTTCACCAACCTGATCTTCAGCCAGTGCTACGCCGATGCCAACCAGACTTCGCAAGTACGGACGTTCTTCAGCCGTCACTACGGTGCTCTGGCGAACAACGACACCGCTATCAACAACAACCGCTTCGTACCACTGCCAGCTGCCTGGAAAACCGCCGTGCGTGACTCGTTCGTCACGGCTTCCAGCGGTCTGAGCATCGGTAACGCCAGCGTTTGCAACACCATCGGCCGTCCGCTGTAA
- the gspF gene encoding type II secretion system inner membrane protein GspF, with amino-acid sequence MNRYRYEAADSLGKIESGYLEADSQSAAFASLRSRGLTALDVRLDGSQAAAGAGGLFSPRLSDNDLAWATRQLASLLGASLPLEAALSATVEQAERKHIAQTLSAVRADVRSGMRLAEALAARPRDFPEIYRALIAAGEESGDLAQVMERLADYIEERNGLRGKILTAFIYPGVVGLVSIGIVIFLLSYVVPQVVSAFSQARQDLPGLTLAMLNASDFIRAWGGLCLAALVAGFWGWRVYLRNPQARLSWHSRILRLPLVGRFVLGLNTARFASTLAILGGAGVPLLRALEAARQTLSNDRLSQSVSDATAKVREGVNLAAALRVEKVFPPLLIHLIASGEKTGALPPMLERAAQSLSSDLERRAMGMTALLEPLMIVLMGGVVLVIVMAILLPIIEINQLVT; translated from the coding sequence ATGAATCGCTATCGCTACGAAGCCGCCGACAGCCTCGGCAAGATCGAGTCCGGGTATCTGGAGGCCGACAGCCAGAGCGCGGCCTTCGCCAGCTTGCGCAGCCGGGGCCTGACCGCCCTGGATGTGCGATTGGACGGCAGCCAGGCTGCGGCCGGGGCAGGGGGGCTGTTCAGTCCCCGGCTCTCGGACAACGACCTGGCCTGGGCCACTCGCCAACTGGCCAGCCTGCTGGGCGCCAGCCTGCCCCTGGAAGCCGCGCTCAGCGCCACGGTGGAGCAGGCCGAGCGCAAGCACATTGCCCAGACCCTGAGCGCGGTGCGTGCCGATGTACGCAGCGGCATGCGCCTGGCCGAGGCCCTGGCGGCCAGGCCCCGGGACTTTCCGGAAATCTACCGGGCGCTGATCGCCGCAGGCGAGGAGTCCGGCGACCTGGCCCAGGTCATGGAGCGGCTGGCGGACTACATCGAGGAACGCAACGGCCTGCGGGGCAAGATCCTCACGGCCTTCATCTACCCCGGGGTGGTGGGCCTGGTGTCCATTGGCATCGTGATCTTTCTCTTGAGCTACGTCGTGCCGCAGGTGGTCAGCGCCTTTTCCCAGGCACGCCAGGATTTGCCGGGGCTGACCCTGGCGATGCTCAACGCCAGCGACTTCATCCGCGCCTGGGGCGGGCTGTGCCTGGCGGCGCTGGTGGCGGGGTTCTGGGGTTGGCGGGTCTACCTGCGCAACCCCCAGGCGCGCTTGAGCTGGCACAGCCGGATCCTGCGCCTGCCCCTGGTCGGCCGTTTTGTGCTGGGCCTGAACACGGCGCGGTTCGCTTCTACCCTGGCGATCCTCGGCGGTGCCGGCGTGCCGCTGCTGCGGGCCCTGGAGGCGGCGCGCCAGACCCTGTCCAATGACCGGCTGAGCCAGAGCGTCAGCGACGCCACCGCCAAGGTTCGCGAAGGCGTCAACCTGGCGGCGGCGCTGCGGGTGGAGAAGGTCTTCCCGCCACTACTGATCCACCTGATCGCCAGCGGCGAGAAAACCGGTGCCTTGCCACCGATGCTCGAGCGGGCGGCGCAGAGTCTGTCCAGTGACCTGGAGCGCCGGGCCATGGGCATGACCGCACTGCTGGAGCCCTTGATGATCGTGCTCATGGGCGGGGTGGTGCTGGTGATCGTCATGGCAATACTGCTGCCGATCATCGAGATCAACCAGTTGGTGACCTGA
- the gspE gene encoding type II secretion system ATPase GspE — protein MTSQLPYAWAKSNRILLRHGEEGAVLLVCPSTPGWSISEARRQFGPARLERIRDDELDGLLATAYADTGSAAAVVGAAENEVDLDRLMQDMPEVTDLLDTQDGAPVIRMINALLTQAARDEASDIHIEPYETHSVVRYRVDGTLRDVVSPRKALHGALVSRIKIMAQLDIAEKRLPQDGRIALRVAGRPIDIRVSTVPTGHGERVVMRLLDKQAGRLQLETLGMDAALLARLDGLIRQPHGIVLVTGPTGSGKTTSLYAALARLDASTSNILTVEDPVEYDLPGISQIQVNAKIDMTFALALRAILRQDPDIIMIGEIRDLETAQIAVQASLTGHLVLATLHTNDAVSAVNRLIDMGVEPFLLASSMLGVLAQRLVRRLCNQCKEPDPANPGTWRPVGCPACNQIGYSGRTGIHELFCIDDDIRSLIHQGADEQALRASARRAGMFSMREDGERWVRSGATAPEEILRVTRDA, from the coding sequence ATGACATCCCAGCTCCCCTATGCCTGGGCCAAATCCAACCGCATCCTGCTGCGCCATGGCGAGGAGGGCGCGGTCCTGCTGGTCTGCCCCTCGACTCCTGGCTGGTCCATCAGCGAGGCCCGTCGCCAGTTCGGCCCGGCGCGCCTGGAACGAATCCGCGATGACGAACTCGACGGTCTTCTGGCCACCGCCTATGCCGACACCGGCAGCGCGGCGGCAGTGGTCGGCGCGGCGGAGAACGAGGTGGACCTGGACCGGCTGATGCAGGACATGCCGGAGGTCACCGACCTGCTGGACACCCAGGACGGCGCCCCGGTGATCCGCATGATCAACGCCTTGCTCACCCAGGCGGCACGGGACGAGGCCAGCGATATCCATATCGAGCCCTATGAAACCCATTCCGTGGTGCGCTACCGGGTCGACGGCACGCTGCGCGACGTGGTGTCGCCGCGCAAGGCGTTGCACGGAGCCCTGGTGTCGCGGATCAAGATCATGGCCCAGCTGGACATCGCCGAGAAACGCCTGCCCCAGGACGGTCGGATTGCCTTGCGAGTCGCCGGGCGACCCATCGATATCCGCGTGTCCACGGTGCCCACCGGCCATGGCGAGCGGGTGGTGATGCGCCTTCTGGACAAGCAGGCCGGGCGCCTGCAGCTGGAGACCCTGGGCATGGACGCGGCGCTGCTGGCCCGGCTCGACGGCCTGATCCGCCAGCCCCACGGCATCGTCCTGGTTACCGGCCCCACCGGCAGCGGCAAGACCACCAGCCTCTATGCGGCCCTGGCCCGGCTGGATGCCAGCACCAGCAATATCCTCACCGTGGAGGACCCGGTGGAGTACGACCTGCCGGGCATCAGCCAGATCCAGGTCAACGCCAAGATCGACATGACCTTCGCCCTGGCCCTGCGGGCGATCCTGCGCCAGGACCCGGACATCATCATGATTGGCGAGATCCGCGACCTGGAGACCGCGCAGATCGCGGTCCAGGCTTCGCTCACCGGGCACCTGGTGCTGGCCACCCTGCATACCAACGATGCGGTGTCGGCGGTCAACCGGCTGATCGACATGGGGGTCGAGCCGTTCCTCCTGGCCTCGTCGATGCTCGGGGTCCTGGCCCAGCGCCTGGTGCGACGCCTGTGCAACCAGTGCAAGGAGCCTGATCCGGCCAACCCCGGCACCTGGCGCCCGGTCGGTTGCCCGGCCTGCAACCAGATCGGCTACAGCGGTCGGACCGGAATTCACGAGCTGTTCTGCATCGACGACGATATCCGCAGCCTGATCCACCAGGGCGCCGATGAGCAGGCCCTGCGTGCCTCGGCGCGACGGGCCGGGATGTTCAGCATGCGCGAGGATGGCGAACGCTGGGTGCGCAGTGGCGCCACCGCACCGGAAGAAATCCTTCGCGTGACACGGGACGCCTGA
- the gspD gene encoding type II secretion system secretin GspD, translated as MKWSGSKYVRQYRKAAPFLLLALGACSNTQSTVPPPMLVDSELGQPLADTRRSGDALADRERLQAQQAPRPKVLHPVTSSRAQAAPRSTSVPRNPLGDQPVQLNFVEADIQAVVRALSRSTGQQFLVDPRVKGNLTLVSEGQVPAHQAYDMLLAALRMQGFSVVDVGGVAQVVPEADAKLLGGPIYSADKPAGNGMLTRTFRLQYENAVNLIPVLRPIVSPNNPINAYPGNNTIVVTDYAENLQRVAQIINGIDTPSAIDTDVVAVQNGIAVDIATMVAELLETQGSDQTQKISVIGDPRSNSIIIRAGSPERTELARNLIYKLDNAQSNPSNLHVVYLRNAQAGKLAQALRGLLTGESDSGSSDGARAMLSSMGGGSGSGQGASQAGSSTSTSGSTGQGTGSSGTAKGYGQGGSTSGLGSNGQQSDQNTAFSAGGVTIQADATTNTLLISAPDPLYRNLREVIDQLDQRRAQVVIESLIVEVNEDDANEFGVQWQAGNLGGKGGFGGVNLGGSGVGGTPGSKTSIDVLPKGLNIGLVNGTVDIPGVGKVLDLKVLARALKSKGGSNVLSTPNLLTLDNEAASIFVGQTIPFVTGSYVTGGGGTSNNPFQTVQREEVGLKLNVRPQISEGGTVKLDIYQEVSSIDARASVDAGTVTQKRAIDTSILLDDGQIMVLGGLLQDGYSQSNDAVPWLSSIPGLGALFRNEKRSVNKTNLMVFLRPYIIRDSGAGRSITLNRYDFMRRAQGQLQPEHSWAMPDMQVPQLPPAAKAIPGAQPVSLQDAPQGIRATIRAVPVQ; from the coding sequence ATGAAGTGGTCAGGTTCCAAATACGTGCGCCAATATCGCAAGGCCGCACCTTTCCTGCTGCTGGCGCTGGGGGCTTGCAGCAACACCCAATCCACCGTGCCGCCGCCGATGCTGGTGGACAGCGAGCTGGGCCAGCCCCTGGCCGATACCCGGCGCAGCGGCGATGCCCTGGCCGATCGCGAGCGTTTGCAAGCGCAGCAGGCCCCGCGGCCCAAGGTGCTGCACCCCGTGACCAGCAGTCGCGCCCAGGCTGCGCCGCGCAGTACCAGCGTGCCGCGCAATCCCCTGGGCGACCAGCCGGTGCAGCTGAACTTCGTCGAGGCCGATATCCAGGCGGTGGTGCGCGCCTTGTCCCGCTCCACTGGCCAGCAGTTTCTCGTCGATCCGCGGGTCAAGGGCAACCTGACCCTGGTCAGCGAAGGCCAGGTACCGGCGCACCAGGCCTATGACATGCTGCTGGCGGCGCTGCGCATGCAGGGCTTCAGCGTGGTCGACGTCGGCGGAGTGGCCCAGGTGGTGCCCGAGGCTGATGCCAAGCTGCTGGGCGGGCCGATCTACAGCGCCGACAAGCCGGCGGGCAACGGCATGCTGACCCGGACTTTTCGCTTGCAGTACGAAAACGCGGTGAACCTGATTCCGGTACTGCGACCGATCGTTTCACCCAACAACCCGATCAACGCCTACCCGGGCAACAACACCATCGTGGTCACCGACTACGCCGAGAACCTGCAGCGGGTGGCGCAGATCATCAATGGCATCGACACCCCCAGCGCCATCGATACCGACGTGGTGGCGGTGCAGAACGGCATTGCCGTGGACATCGCCACCATGGTCGCCGAGCTCCTGGAAACCCAGGGCAGCGACCAGACCCAGAAGATCAGCGTGATCGGCGATCCGCGTTCCAACTCCATCATCATCCGTGCCGGCAGCCCCGAGCGTACCGAGCTGGCGCGCAACCTGATCTACAAGCTGGACAACGCCCAGAGCAACCCGAGCAACCTGCATGTGGTCTACCTGCGCAACGCCCAGGCCGGCAAGCTGGCCCAGGCCCTGCGGGGCTTGCTCACCGGGGAGAGCGACAGCGGCAGCAGCGATGGTGCACGGGCCATGCTCAGCAGCATGGGCGGCGGTAGCGGCAGTGGCCAGGGCGCCAGCCAGGCCGGCAGCAGTACCAGTACCTCCGGCAGCACCGGCCAGGGCACCGGCAGCAGTGGCACCGCCAAGGGCTACGGCCAGGGTGGCAGCACCAGCGGCCTGGGCAGCAATGGCCAGCAGAGCGACCAGAACACGGCCTTCAGCGCCGGTGGCGTGACCATCCAGGCCGATGCCACCACCAACACCCTGCTGATCTCCGCGCCGGACCCCTTGTACCGCAACCTGCGGGAGGTCATCGACCAGCTGGACCAGCGTCGGGCCCAGGTGGTGATCGAAAGCCTGATCGTCGAAGTCAACGAGGATGATGCCAACGAATTCGGTGTGCAGTGGCAGGCCGGCAACCTGGGTGGCAAGGGCGGTTTTGGCGGGGTCAACCTGGGCGGCAGTGGCGTGGGCGGCACCCCTGGCAGCAAGACCAGCATCGACGTATTGCCCAAGGGCCTGAACATCGGCCTGGTCAACGGCACCGTGGACATCCCGGGAGTGGGCAAGGTGCTGGACCTCAAGGTCCTGGCTCGGGCGCTCAAGAGCAAGGGCGGCTCCAACGTGCTGTCCACGCCCAACCTGCTGACCCTGGACAACGAGGCGGCGAGCATTTTCGTCGGCCAGACCATTCCCTTCGTCACCGGCAGCTATGTCACCGGTGGCGGCGGCACCAGCAACAACCCGTTCCAGACGGTGCAGCGCGAGGAAGTGGGGCTCAAGCTCAACGTGCGGCCGCAGATTTCCGAAGGCGGCACGGTCAAGCTGGATATCTACCAGGAGGTCAGCAGCATCGATGCCCGGGCTTCGGTGGACGCGGGCACTGTCACCCAGAAGCGGGCGATCGACACCAGTATCTTGCTCGACGACGGGCAGATCATGGTGCTCGGTGGCCTGTTGCAGGATGGCTACAGCCAGAGCAACGACGCCGTGCCATGGCTGTCGAGCATTCCCGGGCTGGGCGCGCTGTTTCGCAACGAAAAGCGCAGCGTCAACAAGACCAACCTGATGGTGTTCCTACGGCCCTACATCATTCGTGACAGCGGGGCAGGGCGCAGCATCACCCTCAACCGCTATGACTTCATGCGTCGGGCCCAGGGGCAGTTGCAGCCCGAGCACAGCTGGGCGATGCCGGACATGCAAGTACCGCAGCTGCCGCCTGCTGCCAAGGCCATTCCCGGGGCGCAGCCGGTGTCGTTGCAGGATGCGCCGCAAGGCATTCGCGCGACCATCCGCGCGGTGCCGGTGCAATGA
- the gspM gene encoding type II secretion system protein GspM, with protein sequence MNKTLLTQYQARWTRLRTQALAHWNGLALREKRLLAGTAAGLVALLLWWLLIQPALHKIDYWQAETPKLRSQAEALEVLLHDVAAGPGKVTGAELEQALRQTLDGAGLKDRYQLQQPDAAGPQGWRLTFEQAPADAVVGWLLGAPGQLSLQVVEARLQRAGAAAADDSAGTLSGTVRMDQAQGAKEAS encoded by the coding sequence ATGAATAAAACCCTGCTGACGCAGTACCAGGCTCGCTGGACGCGCCTGCGCACCCAGGCCCTGGCCCACTGGAATGGCCTGGCGCTGCGGGAGAAACGCTTGCTGGCCGGCACCGCAGCGGGCCTTGTGGCCTTGCTGCTGTGGTGGCTGCTGATCCAGCCGGCGCTGCACAAGATCGACTACTGGCAGGCCGAGACGCCCAAGCTGCGGTCCCAGGCCGAGGCCCTGGAAGTGCTGTTGCACGATGTGGCGGCCGGCCCCGGCAAGGTGACGGGGGCCGAGCTTGAACAGGCCCTGCGCCAGACCCTGGACGGGGCCGGGCTCAAGGACCGCTACCAGTTGCAGCAGCCTGATGCAGCCGGCCCCCAGGGCTGGCGATTGACCTTTGAGCAGGCTCCGGCGGATGCCGTGGTCGGCTGGCTGCTGGGGGCACCCGGGCAGCTTTCGCTACAGGTGGTGGAGGCTCGCCTGCAACGTGCAGGCGCGGCCGCCGCCGATGACTCGGCAGGCACACTGTCCGGGACCGTTCGCATGGATCAGGCGCAGGGCGCTAAGGAAGCTTCATGA
- the gspL gene encoding type II secretion system protein GspL has product MSRLRIALPPLGELCRADVPRQYPVDFARLDRQGRVSELGRCPLSQLGATGKGAKPLPVECFLHPQDSLLTSIELPQLAAARIKAAVTCAAQALILGPIEQMHVAHGPREADGQVVLGWLPLEDLQVLGRCLDQAGLKLLGLYPAPYALAAPVPGQLNLALVDGLLVLRHSPGLGSVQPLLPELAGNPLQDTLEPLRATGAELCWIGGEAPADIAQQLPAEQRWSGATPAWSLHAGAGAGRVAAKGWGRALGCCALAVAVWVLGLNLYAAREVDQGQRLKAQLSQRVRQAFPELPVVLNPLQQARQQLAARQSGAAGDSPPGFASLLQQAASAMPFMVGSVQSLVFAQERLQLELVPDTPKVADDSWQGALTQAGYSVQREANGWTLAPGAQPPAAAVDTPGEDQDE; this is encoded by the coding sequence ATGAGCCGCTTGCGTATTGCCTTGCCACCCCTGGGCGAACTGTGCCGGGCCGATGTCCCTCGACAGTACCCGGTGGACTTTGCCCGCCTGGATCGCCAAGGCCGGGTCAGCGAACTCGGGCGCTGCCCCCTGAGCCAGCTGGGCGCTACCGGCAAGGGGGCCAAGCCGCTGCCGGTGGAGTGCTTCCTGCATCCCCAGGACAGCCTGTTGACCAGCATCGAGCTGCCGCAACTGGCGGCGGCACGAATCAAGGCCGCGGTGACGTGCGCCGCCCAGGCGCTGATTCTCGGACCCATCGAGCAGATGCACGTGGCCCATGGCCCCCGGGAGGCCGATGGCCAGGTCGTGCTGGGCTGGTTGCCGCTGGAGGATCTGCAGGTCCTGGGCCGCTGCCTGGACCAGGCCGGCCTGAAGCTCCTGGGCCTGTACCCAGCGCCCTACGCGCTGGCGGCGCCGGTGCCCGGGCAACTGAACCTTGCGCTCGTGGACGGTTTGCTGGTGCTGCGCCACAGCCCCGGGCTGGGCAGCGTGCAGCCGTTGTTGCCGGAGCTTGCGGGCAATCCCCTGCAGGACACCCTGGAGCCGTTGCGCGCCACGGGCGCCGAGCTGTGCTGGATCGGCGGCGAGGCGCCGGCGGACATTGCCCAGCAGTTGCCCGCCGAACAGCGCTGGAGCGGGGCGACCCCGGCCTGGAGCCTGCATGCCGGCGCCGGTGCTGGTCGGGTGGCGGCCAAGGGCTGGGGGCGGGCCCTGGGTTGTTGTGCCCTGGCGGTGGCCGTCTGGGTGCTGGGCCTGAACTTGTATGCGGCCCGCGAGGTGGACCAGGGCCAACGGCTCAAGGCTCAGCTGAGCCAACGGGTACGGCAGGCGTTTCCCGAACTGCCGGTGGTGCTCAACCCCTTGCAGCAGGCCCGCCAGCAACTGGCCGCACGCCAGAGCGGCGCGGCAGGCGACTCGCCCCCGGGGTTTGCCAGCCTGTTGCAGCAGGCCGCCAGCGCCATGCCGTTCATGGTGGGCAGCGTCCAGAGCCTGGTGTTCGCCCAGGAGCGCCTGCAGTTGGAACTGGTGCCCGATACGCCGAAGGTCGCCGACGACAGCTGGCAGGGGGCACTGACCCAGGCCGGCTACAGCGTCCAGCGCGAGGCCAATGGCTGGACCCTGGCACCGGGTGCCCAGCCGCCGGCCGCAGCGGTCGACACCCCGGGGGAAGACCAAGATGAATAA
- the gspK gene encoding type II secretion system minor pseudopilin GspK, which yields MNSRSPSVAKQHGMAIISALLIAAVVAVIAGSMLTRQTSFMRAVEAEQGRVVGSAVLQGGLEYSRQLLWDARQRDVLTRLDQPWARPIGDQALGGFGGAFLGGLQDQQGKFNLRNLVFEGQVDTVQLHSFEQLCQSLGIDPALGRRISQRVIASYPQRLDTPQTAASTRGTFNSGRLTSPDSEARIVPARQPMLRSVEQLRGLQGMNEALLARLAQHVSILPGNTWVNGNTASAEVLAAVVPGLALSRAKALVAERDGGHWFINRGDFVNRLRMPEVAVEQVRVGITSEWFLLQGQARHDQRRVSLQALLHRPEDRMPQVIWSRVGA from the coding sequence ATGAACAGCCGTTCGCCCAGTGTGGCGAAGCAGCATGGCATGGCCATCATCAGCGCCCTGTTGATCGCCGCGGTGGTGGCGGTGATCGCAGGTTCGATGCTCACTCGCCAGACCTCCTTCATGCGTGCGGTGGAAGCCGAGCAGGGTCGGGTCGTCGGTAGTGCAGTGTTGCAGGGCGGGCTGGAGTACAGCCGGCAACTGCTCTGGGATGCCCGCCAGCGCGATGTCCTGACCCGCCTCGACCAGCCCTGGGCGCGACCCATCGGCGACCAGGCCCTGGGCGGCTTTGGTGGCGCCTTCCTGGGGGGGCTGCAAGATCAGCAAGGCAAGTTCAACCTGCGCAACCTGGTGTTCGAGGGGCAGGTGGATACGGTGCAACTGCACAGCTTCGAGCAGCTGTGCCAGTCGCTCGGCATCGACCCGGCCCTGGGCCGGCGTATCAGCCAGCGGGTGATCGCCTCCTACCCGCAGCGCCTGGACACTCCGCAAACCGCCGCCAGTACCCGCGGCACCTTCAACAGCGGGCGTCTGACTTCACCCGACAGCGAAGCGCGGATCGTGCCTGCCCGCCAGCCGATGTTGCGCAGCGTGGAGCAACTGCGCGGCCTGCAGGGCATGAACGAGGCCCTGCTGGCACGCCTGGCGCAGCATGTCAGCATCCTGCCGGGCAACACCTGGGTCAACGGCAATACCGCCTCCGCCGAGGTACTGGCCGCGGTGGTGCCGGGGCTGGCGCTGTCGCGGGCCAAGGCACTGGTGGCCGAACGCGATGGCGGGCACTGGTTCATCAACCGGGGGGATTTCGTCAACCGCCTGCGCATGCCCGAAGTGGCGGTGGAGCAGGTGCGGGTCGGTATCACCAGCGAATGGTTCCTGCTCCAGGGCCAGGCTCGCCACGACCAGCGCCGGGTCAGCCTGCAAGCCTTGCTGCACCGTCCCGAGGATCGCATGCCCCAGGTGATCTGGTCGCGGGTGGGGGCATGA
- the gspG gene encoding type II secretion system major pseudopilin GspG: protein MARCWPVMGKRAQRGFTLIEIMVVVVILGVLAVMVVPKVLDRPDQARATAAKQDIAGLMQALKLYRLDHGSYPSMNQGLKVLVERPANAKDSNWRSYLERLPNDPWGHPYHYLNPGANGEVDVFSLGADGQPEGEGVNADIGSWQL, encoded by the coding sequence ATGGCTCGCTGCTGGCCAGTGATGGGCAAGCGTGCCCAGCGCGGCTTCACCCTGATCGAGATCATGGTGGTGGTGGTGATCCTCGGCGTGCTGGCCGTCATGGTGGTGCCCAAGGTCCTGGATCGTCCCGACCAGGCGCGAGCCACCGCCGCCAAGCAGGACATTGCCGGGCTGATGCAGGCACTCAAGCTGTATCGCCTCGACCATGGGTCCTATCCCAGCATGAACCAGGGCTTGAAGGTCCTGGTGGAACGCCCCGCCAATGCCAAGGACAGCAACTGGCGTTCCTACCTGGAACGCCTGCCCAACGATCCCTGGGGGCACCCTTATCACTACCTCAATCCGGGGGCCAACGGTGAGGTGGACGTATTCTCCCTCGGCGCCGATGGCCAGCCCGAAGGCGAAGGCGTGAATGCCGATATCGGCTCCTGGCAGTTGTAA